The following nucleotide sequence is from Desulfatirhabdium butyrativorans DSM 18734.
GATGCAGCGCCCGGGTCACCCGGGTCGTCAGTCCAAAGGCAATGAGCATGCCGGATACGAGGGCGGCAATTCCGATCCCGATCAGTGTCCACAGGACCGCTTGATAATCGCGGTTTGCCTGAGCGGCCGTTTGATCCGTGAGGCTTTCCTGGTAGTGGATCAGATTGGCGATGTTTTCGATCAACTTTCGTTGCGGAATTCGAAGTTCTTTCATCAGGACATCAACGGCTTCCTTGTTCTGATTGCTCAAGGCCAGCGTCAATACCCTGTTGGTGATCGGTTTGGCGGCATCTTCCTGGGCTTGTATCCCTGCAAGCAGTTCCTTGCCGCGATCACTGGTTACCATCCGTTTCAGCGTGCCGAAGGCATTCTGGAAATTCTTGCGCGCCTCTTCGATCCGGAGTTTTTCCTGCTGCATTTCTTCCGGGTTGTCCAGGAGGATGACATTCCGGACGGCTCGGGCGATGAGATTGAGACTGTCGATCAATTCGTTGGCCATGGCGGTCTTGACGTTGTACTCCTTGACGATCAACTGCAGATCGTGATTGACCGTCCGCAATGCGTACCAGCCGACGCTTCCAATGATGAGCAGCAGGACCAGAACGATACCGAAACCGCTGTACAACTGTGTCCCCAATTTGGCATTTTTCAACATGATTCTTTTTCTCCTTTTTGAAGATGCGGGTAAGCTACTTGTAAAACCAGCATATTTGGCCAACCCGGCAAAAGCCGGGATGGCGCAGAAATACGGCTGCATTCGGATCGGGTTACAGCGAGCGATACATCAAACGATTGGCCGGCTTCCCCGGATCCATCAGGATCGAATGGGACAGCCGGGTTGTTTCCAGATTGCCGTCATGCCAACTGTTCTCGGTCTTCGGTTCCAGCAAAGGCAGCCGAATCACAAACCTGCTGCCATTGCCGGGTTGACTGTCGACGAAAACGCTTCCTCCGTGTTTTTCGATGGCATGCTTGACGACAGCCAGCCCAAGCCCGTTGCCGTTGGGTTTACGGGTAAAGGAAGTTTCAAAAATGCAATCCCGGAATTCTTCCTCGATGCCGCATCCCGTGTCGGCCACACCGAGATCGACAAACCGGCCGTCCGTTGTCGGCGCAAGAGAGATGCTCAGGATTTTTCGCTTGCTTTCCGCCATGGCGTCGATGGCGTTTGCGATCAGATTTTTCAGGGCTTGCTCGATATCGAAGGCATTTCCAAGTACCTGCAATCCGGTTTCGGAAATCCGCTTTTCCACTCGGATATGGCGAATTGTAAAAATGCCGTCAAAAAAATCGAGGCAATGGCTGATCCGTTCGTCGAGCGAGACGGGTCCGGTTTCTTCCGGATCGTGCTGGCCAGGATTGTCGATTGTCGGTTGCTGCATGATCTTCCTGTTGATGTGCTGAATTTGATGCACCGCATCGAGAATCTTATCGGCATACTGCTGCATGCCGTTTTCGCGGCATCCTTTCATTTGAATCAACTGGGCATATCCGGTAATGGCCAGAAGCGGGTTGTTGATCTGGTGAACGATTTTGGGCAGGTCCTGACCCGAATCTTTTTCGGATGCCTTTCGCCTGCGATACTGTTCAATCCGGTCGAATTCCGCCAGCAACTGATCCGGGCTGAAGGGTTTTTCGATGAACCCGTCGCAATGATGCTTCAGTGCCTGGATCACAAGCGCCGTTTCGGAATATGCGGTCATGAGAATGACCGGAAGGTCCGTGTGTTTTTCCCGAACCATTTCCAGAAGCTCAAGCCCGGTCATTCCGGGCATCAGATAATCCGTCAGCACCAGACCGATCGGGGTTGCGCCAGAGAATAGTTGGTGCAGGGCTTCCTGCGGGCTTCGGACGCCAATGACCCGATGGCCGTTGCTTTCCAGGGCGATACGGATCGAATCGAGCATGACGGGTTCATCATCGACAACCAGGATATTCATTCTTTTTCCTCCAATATGCATGTTCAAGACGGGATCGTTGTTCCCCACACCGTGTCTGAACGGAAACCCGCAACATCGCCTGCAGTCGGGCAGTATTGGGGTTCAGCCGTAGAACTCGGCCGGCATCCATGTTCAGGACCGGCCATGACGGAAATTCGGAAGTGGCAAAAGCGTTGGCAAAACCAATCCGATTGTCCGTGTCCGATACACCGTTTAGCAATAAAGGTGCCATGATGATCCGCCACAGAGAGCATACGATCCGCCATAGCGGGCTTGGGCTGGGGTGACGGGGATGAAGTAGCTGATTTCGTGATGATTTGTGCGGGAATTGTATGGTAAGGGGCTCAAGCGGGTTTTTATCTGTAACGCAAAACGCTGCAGAACGATTTTCTACGAAAGTCGGCAGAGGGCAGTGGGCAGTGCAGCAAGGCGAGAATTTGCTTGCATCCAGTCACATGATTACAGCCCCGCCGACTTTCATTCATCGGGGCGCAGCAGCGGGTGCATGGGTGATTTCTGAGGGAGCCGCCCCTTACTTCTCGGCTTTGGCAGGGTGAGGGCATCTTTAGACCATTGTGGTCAGCGAAAATGGTATGCCAGGATGGCACGCCCATTCCATTTTGGCATGTTCAATCCATGCCGTAGGAACGAAGCTTTCGGCGGAGGGTATTCAATCCGATTTCAAGGAGCTGGGCGGTGCGGATTTTGTTCCGGCCGGTATACTCATAGGCACGCACAATATGGTCTTTTTCGATTTGGGCCAGCGGCGAGATCTTCTCTGTAACCGGTTCCGTTTCCGTCATATTCCGGTTGTCGCTCCGGATATTCGGCCGGACCTCCAGGATATAGCGCGGCAGGTGATGAACGGACAGGGGGGTTCCTGCGGCCAGATTGGCTGCATGAATCACGATAGATTTGAGCTCCCGGATATTTCCGGGAAAATCATATCCGTGCAGTGTCTGCCAGACATCGTCCTCGACTTCGATTTGCTCGACACCCGCCTCTTCCTTCAGAAAGGCTGCTACCAGCGGTTCAATATCCTCTTTGCGTTCCCGAAGCGGCGGCAGGGTGATCCATGCGCCACAGAGCCGATAAAACAAATCTTTTCGAAAGGTCCCTTCGTTTTGAAGGGTTTCCAGATCGGCATTGGTCGCTGCGACAATGCGCACGTCCACACCTCTGGGTCTGCTGGTGCCGATTTTGAAAAACTCCCCCTCCTGCATGACCCGGAGCAGTTTCCCCTGTAATTCGAGCGGCAGGCTTCCGATTTCATCAAGAAATAGCGTTCCGCCTGTCGTTTCTTCCAAATATCCTTTGCGCTCAATCGCCGCCCCGGTAAATGCCCCTTTGGTGTGGCCATAGAATTCGGATTCGAACAGGCCCGCGTTGATGGCGCTCATGTTGATGGCCGTGAAGGTTCGCCTGGCTCTGGCGCTTGCCCGGTGGATGGCCCTGGCCATCAGCTCCTTTCCCGTTCCCGTTTCCCCGGTAATCAGTACCGGTACGTTGCTCTGGGCATGCAGCTCTGCCTCTTTCATGATGCGGTACATGCTTTCGGATCGGGTAATGATCCTGGAAAACGCTTCCGGGTGTTCGAGTTTGGGGTGGCCTTTTTGTTTGCCGATCCGATGGATCTCCAGAAGGTTCTTCTTTTCCATCGCCTTCTGGATGACGCTCGTGATATCTTCGAGTTCTACCGGTTTGACCCGGTAATCGAAAGCCCCCCTTTTCAGGCAGGTGAAGGCCAGACGGACATCGTCCGCTGCGGTGACCATGATGCATTCCGTGGTGGGGCTCGCGCTTTTGATGGTTTCCAGAAGCTCCAGCCCGTTCATCCCCGGCATGTTCATGTCGATGAGCGCGATATCCACCGGTTCTTTCTGCTGCAACAGGAGAGCCGCTCTGCGGGGATCGCTTTCCGTCCGAATGTTGCGGTACCCGACCAGGCGAAGGCCCCTTTCCATGCTCTGCAGAAAATCGCTTTCGTCGTCTACAACCAGAATTCGCGTCAGCATGGGCTATGCTCCAAAAGAAGCGTCTCGCCGGGAATCGAAACCGGAATGCGGACCCGGAAAAGGCTGCCCTGACCTTCAATGCTGCGAACGTCGATGTGTCCCCCGAGTTCCTGCATGAGCCGATAACAGATGGATAAACCCAGGCCGGTGCCTTCTCCGACGGCCTTGGTCGTAAAGAAGGGCTCGAAGATTTTCTGCCGGGTTCG
It contains:
- a CDS encoding hybrid sensor histidine kinase/response regulator, translating into MNILVVDDEPVMLDSIRIALESNGHRVIGVRSPQEALHQLFSGATPIGLVLTDYLMPGMTGLELLEMVREKHTDLPVILMTAYSETALVIQALKHHCDGFIEKPFSPDQLLAEFDRIEQYRRRKASEKDSGQDLPKIVHQINNPLLAITGYAQLIQMKGCRENGMQQYADKILDAVHQIQHINRKIMQQPTIDNPGQHDPEETGPVSLDERISHCLDFFDGIFTIRHIRVEKRISETGLQVLGNAFDIEQALKNLIANAIDAMAESKRKILSISLAPTTDGRFVDLGVADTGCGIEEEFRDCIFETSFTRKPNGNGLGLAVVKHAIEKHGGSVFVDSQPGNGSRFVIRLPLLEPKTENSWHDGNLETTRLSHSILMDPGKPANRLMYRSL
- a CDS encoding sigma-54-dependent transcriptional regulator; this encodes MLTRILVVDDESDFLQSMERGLRLVGYRNIRTESDPRRAALLLQQKEPVDIALIDMNMPGMNGLELLETIKSASPTTECIMVTAADDVRLAFTCLKRGAFDYRVKPVELEDITSVIQKAMEKKNLLEIHRIGKQKGHPKLEHPEAFSRIITRSESMYRIMKEAELHAQSNVPVLITGETGTGKELMARAIHRASARARRTFTAINMSAINAGLFESEFYGHTKGAFTGAAIERKGYLEETTGGTLFLDEIGSLPLELQGKLLRVMQEGEFFKIGTSRPRGVDVRIVAATNADLETLQNEGTFRKDLFYRLCGAWITLPPLRERKEDIEPLVAAFLKEEAGVEQIEVEDDVWQTLHGYDFPGNIRELKSIVIHAANLAAGTPLSVHHLPRYILEVRPNIRSDNRNMTETEPVTEKISPLAQIEKDHIVRAYEYTGRNKIRTAQLLEIGLNTLRRKLRSYGMD